One Sparus aurata chromosome 23, fSpaAur1.1, whole genome shotgun sequence genomic window, gtctccccgGTTTCTTCCCACTCTCTGGAGGGATGCTTGCTCAGTGAATGGCTGGAACATCAGAACAGGTTATCAGTGTGTCTGATTTGGTCAATTTTATCTAATCTGAGGGTGTGGAAGACGCAAAGCCGTATTGATTTACCAACAGTTTGTGTTCTGCACTATTAAATTCGATGTACATACACGAAACTGACCTACTTCACAatgtaatatatacatatagtgtaatatatattaaatatgttcCACTCCTTTTATTCTTTGTGTTGTTATATGTGTCTGACCTGGCTGGTTTAAAGAGTTCCTGTCTCCGAGAGGGCTGCTGGGTCTGAGGTCGCCCCATGTGGCCTGGTCCCTCTCTCTGATGTATCATTTTGACCTTTGGAACATCGGCAATCATGGCATACTCCTCCCTATTACGTCCTGTAGACCCCACCGACCGCTGGCCCGACTCTGAGGACTCCATGGAACTCTGGGAGGAGGTGTGCCTCCGCATTTGAATCTGAGGTGAAGGAGAGGGGCTCCGTGCGCGGTGGGAGGGCCTGTTTTCATTAGGGGATTGGCAGCGATCCTCATGGCCATGTCTACCAACCCCTGATCTGATGTTGCTGGCTCTTCTAGGCGCCTCCAAAGTGACAAAAGCTGTCCTGCTGCCATTTGTGGTCTGTCGAGAGGGTGAAGCAGCACGGGATAAGGAGGAGCTGCGGTGGGAATGAGTCGATTCCCGCCAGGAGAATGGTGAACGATTGGAATCAGATTTAGAGTCATGGTTAgtgtttttcctctgaaaagAATGGCTGGAATCTCCATTAGTGGCATTTCTGAGGATTGAGTAGCCTGGTGGGTCACTGTTGAGTTTTCTAGAGGGAGAGGAGTTGCGGCTGTTGTGAGTTTTGCTGTTAAAGGAGTTGCTTGTCTCTGTTTTCCGCAGTGAGTGCTGCTCAGGTGCATTGTAGCTTTTCCTTGAAGGAAAGGAACTGTGGCTTTCACGACTTCTGACAGAGCTGTTAACTTCAGACTTGCGCAGCAGAGACTGAGAAGGAGCTTCATTGCTTCTCCTCAAAGGAGACGAGTTACGACTTTCACGATTACAGCTGTGTAACGAACCACCCATATCTGTTTTCCTAAGCTGATACTGAGTCGGGGTTTCATAGCCTTTCCTTCCAAGAGAGGAACTCCGACTTTCACGACCTCTGCTGTGGCTGAAAGTGCTTGATTCAGTTTTACGGAGCACAGATTGACTTGTGTCACAACCCCGTCTGGATGGAGACACAGTTGGGGTTTGCTGTTCTGGGTCATTCAGTCCATTTCTAGCTGTTGGGTTACGTAGCAGAGCCTGGCTTTCAATATCATATCCTTCTCTGATGGGGGAGCCACAGCGTCCATGGTGACTCCGTCCGCTTAGAGACATAATTGATTCAGATTTACGAAGGAGGGATTGGCTGGATGAGCTGTAATTCCTCCTTGGCGGCGAGGAGCTGTGATTGTCACGCAGACTGCTGGAAGTTCTCCTAGGCGGAGAGGAAGTACGACTGTCGCGCCCACGTCCAGGAGATGGACTGCGGGTGATTTCAGTTTTACGAAGAGATGTTTGGCCTGAAGGGTTGTAGTCCCTCCTTGAGGGGGAGGAGCTCCTGCTATCACGACCCCGACCACTCAAAGACCCGCTTACTTCTGTTTTTCTCAAGGC contains:
- the LOC115575134 gene encoding serine/arginine repetitive matrix protein 2 — translated: MPVSSDEPICPKFQPNIFDPSRCHDCLRQRHLHAGAGDSKEAAPQQKSTTETGTESGIVLGKGVLLTPIPSQAEERDTSSKEDSDGLSVVSSYCDVNGGRLGYQESSLCILSPDCELYICDGDDDDSTDSCRDQSDYQEFSGSVSAEDEYLSTLCRSTKPSMTRLDPPPHRPNPRAWMDEAQGRDSFSSRSGFKEDRERRESGYFSLGRAAGTRLHRDNSPSAPYRHFERGHPVFNTRNVEPKDTVPFRNPNLGVASERPMLTALNDDLPEEIPPPDPYEIAVEVEAQVGPRSPSPTPFKIAESLASTGRKGFSGSYGRGNSSPNVSSFHQSGRFDSSRQGSALQSRSSSPSRGNLPFRRSESTASLSRHNFDGGGRTQGMEQASRNSLQGTHGRRVESGTLPRNFKSLASPVKSQPSTVSDFRSALRKTEVSGSLSGRGRDSRSSSPSRRDYNPSGQTSLRKTEITRSPSPGRGRDSRTSSPPRRTSSSLRDNHSSSPPRRNYSSSSQSLLRKSESIMSLSGRSHHGRCGSPIREGYDIESQALLRNPTARNGLNDPEQQTPTVSPSRRGCDTSQSVLRKTESSTFSHSRGRESRSSSLGRKGYETPTQYQLRKTDMGGSLHSCNRESRNSSPLRRSNEAPSQSLLRKSEVNSSVRSRESHSSFPSRKSYNAPEQHSLRKTETSNSFNSKTHNSRNSSPSRKLNSDPPGYSILRNATNGDSSHSFQRKNTNHDSKSDSNRSPFSWRESTHSHRSSSLSRAASPSRQTTNGSRTAFVTLEAPRRASNIRSGVGRHGHEDRCQSPNENRPSHRARSPSPSPQIQMRRHTSSQSSMESSESGQRSVGSTGRNREEYAMIADVPKVKMIHQREGPGHMGRPQTQQPSRRQELFKPASHSLSKHPSREWEETGETERDWHYGGSGYLSRAHSTTSLQRSGSPTADEGSSWKGYHHRSEQMQKRVSHCAI